The region tattcgtctcGTTGCATTCAGATATATTGTTcgcgggtacggcgggggcccgCCATATGATTCTCGTACGTCCGTTTAGAGatccgtggacatgttttgtgggtgtCTCTACCTCGATTGTGTGTGTGTACGTTGTGTTTCGGGCGATCCCATTTCCTCTGGCCCGGCATAcgtatatatgatattttattGTACGTgtggccttgttggtattttctcgcgctaggttattttggatagtccgtaaaacaaaggaaactcaaataaatttttccgggaaattatctaaatttgaaatataagcCTATGCTCGCTTTTGTTGGATATTTTGGCGCGTTTGATAtcatttgagatagcgtttgatgTGTGTTTGGGTTTgattgggcactagtcacgcctTTATTAAGTTGAAGCCGATGACTTATATAGTAAATTACTAATAAGAGGTGATTTAGTagaattatcattttatttattactccctccggataaaaaagagtgttcacttagcattttttattttggtcaaaaagagtgttcatttatcaaaataagaaagaattaaccttatctttTCAAATTCACCCTTATTAAATGTTACTAGTTTCacgaggcccgtgctaagcccgggcccaactCCAGatataaaaagtaatattttagttaaagaaatataatttttgttagtaataattaaacttcaaataagtatattttcaatatatattatcaaaattttcatttcgcTCCTTTAATTAAATGGTGATTCAGCATAGATTCTATATCttgaaaccaaaccaattttGGCGCCGCTTTATGATAATGAAACCAACAAGCAAAAAAGCATTAACGCGCAAAGACCAATGCCCCAATTGTCTAACAATAGAGTTGTAATTCACTAGTTATTCAGTATGCTCGCCAAAtcaaaaaactttcattttgatgaaattattacTTCAAATTAGATGCAGAgctataatttaaaatatatgaGTGTCGAATCctaatttttaagttatttagttctaaattaataatttatacatatttaatgaacttttaagataaATACAGAATTTGAACCAAAGTGCTACCGAATCCCATCAAATCGGTGACTGACACTCTAATTCCGCCTTACTATAACCCGATCTTGACTAATAATATTgtcttcattttcaaaaatatggcatcatttaataatttttaaaactatctgaaaatcatttttgtactAATCTTGGTAAACACGTATGAGCtcattaaagtataaatataaagtaaaagaaatgcctaCATATGAGTCAAACAATTTTCTgaaattctcaaatttcataatacaaatataaagtaaaagaaatgcttacatgtaaaaaatttataataagcaacaaatgaaaaagaagaaaacaaagagcaacaagaagcaagaatatctagcgaagaaatgactattttttaggTTATAAGATAAGATCAATAGAAGAAAGCAACAGAAAAAATAAAGTGCGACGGATGAGGCGTTTCTCCTTTAACTGGGGTCTCAAGTTCGGCGCAGGTGCAGAAAAAATCCTTGCAGTGAAAGCACTTCCTCCGATTGGGCCCTCTGTGACGCGAATCTAAATTGCAAGGCGAGCATTCTGACGAGGTACCGATCTCGGAAAAACAAGTAAATAGGCGAATGTTCGAcgaatttttaaaaagtagaccataagaacaaaaaataaatttgactttaaaaaataagatcaggacttaaaagtaattaattgaaaattttgatattttttgggaaagctttgtgaggactacaaaagctCTTTTattgtcccttatatatagtaataatgTGATCAATCCAATACCCATTTAAATATGAATAAATAAACGTGAACGGAGGAAGTATCTATCTCTCTCTATACCTATTTTTCTGTAGAAGCCGTTAATTGCGGTTGGCACGAGTCGAACAAAAAgattataaaaaagaaacataaCTGTTGTTGGACCCCTTTTTTTGACCCCATCTTTCAGGCTCTTTCATTTATTACTCCTTTGTCTTTGTGTGTCTGTGTGTGTGAAAGTGAGCAGCTAAGGTTGAAATTATGAACATGCAAGATTTTGACATGCGGTTAATTACTGATGAACAACAACATGACCAGTATAATCTCACGAGATGGGGTCTGGGAGGAtagaatgtacgcagaccttacttcTACATTTTGTGATGGTAGGGCTTTTGTTCCGATAGATCCTCGGCTCAAGAATAATTAATGAGGAAAATACTACTATTAAAGATTTACTTCTTTTTTAAGACATTTGATTAAgagtaagttagtaaaaatactTCTTACTTTTTAGAAGTGAATAATTTTCTTAAAGAGTGTGTATAAGCTAAAAAtccacttattatgaaacgaAGGAAGTATTCTGAATTAGCCGTTTATTGTGATTGCCACGAGTCGAACAAAAAGATTACAAAATGAAAACAAACTGTTGGACCCCTTTTTTTGACCATGTCTTCCAGGCTCTTCATTTATTACTCCTTtgtctctgtgtgtgtgtgaaacTGAGCAACTAAGGTTGAAATTACGAACATGCAATGTTTTGACATGCGGTTAATGAGGAAAATATGATTTACTACCAAAACTCCTTAATTTGTGCTGTTGTCGGTGttgatttaaatatttaaaaatagcAGTTCCACTGCCAGGGAGAGGCTTAAATGGAGGAAGAGTGTTGTTTGTCGGATTGTCGATTTTTCAAATCactaaatttgtcaaaaatctTGTAATAATGTTGAGGCTTATTTGTCTCTTATTAATCGCCCACATGTTATGCTACTACAAGTTTTCTTCTTAATTATTAagtctatatatgtatattttattattttcttatcaCTGCAAAATTATAGTTGCAGTATGCTTTGTGTGTTtgtgtaaataatttttctgAACTAGCAGAACAATATTCTTATGATGCTCCCTGCTATTCACATAGATGTGATTGTTGTGATTTCGCCTTATGGAGATCAAGTTATTTCTGTTGTGTCCTAAACCACCTAAACATACAAGCTTATGTGACTCAAAAAATAAGATATCTCGTAAACCGATACTCGATCTCGTTGTTTGATCAACTAATATgatatatttgaattgtcatggagcttaagaaggaaattaagaattttgaaatttataatcTAAAACGTTTAGTTATAGCATTTATGTGGctataaaactttcaaaatttgtGGGCATAACATTTGTGTAGTTATAAATTAttctcattaaggataaaatgaaaagtgtaaagtcaattgtttctaaatttaaaaatatgtcatttattttggaacaatttaaaaagaaagtgtGTCACGTAAACTACAAAGATGGACCATATGAAATACTTGGATTCACTAATTTGGtgtaaataattaaaaggttTAGGTTATAAGAATATTTACCATATATAGAATCATCTTTTGGCAGCTTGTTTGCTCCCATAACTCAAGTAGTGCTTATGTGTCAATTAGCAATTAATGTTACACGTTTAGGATGTCTGTTTTGCTTGGTGCAAACGGTCGGATTTTGGGAGTTTAAAGTTAAGTGCTACAAACGAAGTCAAATAGTAAGAAAGATAATGAAAAGGGCAGAAAAAAAACAGCTAACCTGTTGTTTTccatttgtcaaaaaaaaaaaaaaaagaaaagaaaaaaaaaaaaaaggtttcttGAGGATTGGGGATACCTTGAATAAGGAAAAGGATTAATTTTTATGTTTGTAACTGTGTTCCCTATAGTTAAGCTATGTCATGGAGTACGTAGTTAAGttttattaagggaaaaatttccaattttttatCCCAAAATTTTGCAAAATAGTTTAGATTTACCCCAATAGTTGGGACCAAATCTATAAATAtcctaaaaaataagttagacttACCTTATTAATTAGGCACATGTTTGGATTGAACATTTTAGATCTTTTAAGCATGtttttgtagtgtttgggtaaaatgaaaaaaatgttttcgtacttgtttttaagcgaaaatatctaaaataagtcaaaaataataatttaagttAACATGAGCACCTTGCCACATAAATTCGAACTATGATCCAAAGTCAAAAGCCGATAAACGAGAACAACAACTTAGTATATTTTTTACAAGGGAAAAGGTTCAACTATGTCTACTCTACGAAATAATCCAAATTTACCTTGAACTTTACCAAATAGTCtcgttttcattttttaaaatctagGGTGAAAGTTGTAATGTCGtgaaatttcttaaaattataAACTGACCTTCTAAATCGATTAATGTGCAACAGTCGATTCTTTCCCCTCTCACAAACACCACCTGAAAACCATTTAGCAGTGAGCtatcgcttttttttttctttttttccattcATATTTATCTATAAAGGAAGAATAAGTTCTGTaattttatttgtaatgtaCATGACATTCTAGTCGTGACAGGGATTAAAACAACGAAGAGAACGTTAGGTGCCtgaatcatttattttttaatggtTACAAGTGCACTTTACATTTCATTATTAGCAGTACAAGAAGTATGAAAAGTTAAAACCACCACTTCTCACCTCCACAATAATACTACTCTTTTTATCCCCGTTAATTGACAAGTGTAGAACTTCTAATCTTTTTATTAGATACGATATAAAGTAACAGTGACAGAACCAAGTGAATTATGTCCACGTACAGACACCTTGATGCTTTAGCCTTTTTAAGTTTTGGCCGTATTAGAAATTTAACCTCACCTTTGAACACATGGCCTTGTAAGCAAAACGTTAATAATTTTAGACAAATGGGAACACCTACCAGACAATTTTCTGCAACTCTTTTTTGACTGCATTCTACTCTTTTTCATCCATTTAACTTGGAACACATTGTCTGTCTAGACCTACAATATTTAATATAACTATTGATGAATTACTTTATAACTAGTATAATATAGTAATTATCTTCCCCTAATTGTTcgtacaaaataaaaatttcagcGCCGACCCTTCCTAGCAAAAAACGACGAACAAAAGCACATGCCACTGTCTCTCAGTCCTAGCCATTTTCCTTCACCGTTCCCCCACTCAAACTATGAACTATCAATGacattatttttgtttctttaatttttaaatacacCGTTCTTATAGTTTCTTGTTTTTCTGTACTacttatagttttttttttttttttttttttttttttttttaactttgatGGTCGTattactttctttttcaaaatgatTTGTCATGCTTTGCTTAGTATTTGTCATTACTTTTTCACTTACGTTATTTCTCTTAGACTAATTTGAAATGATTTTCCTTGAGCCGAGGGTATATCGAAAATAGTCTCTTTCCAGGTAAAAGTGCAAGTTTGCCGTCTCTGCTCTCCGAACCGGCTTGTGaattagttgttgttgttgtaatttttaaatacaCCAAATTTGCATTATTTGCACACTGcccattttctaaaattttggcAGCTTCTCTTTCCCTCCACCATATATACTGGTTCAATCTCTAACCTTCTCCCAAtcccttctcttttcttctctATCTAGCCATTATTTTGCTTCCTTTTTCTGAGTGTTGCTGAGTGTTTAATTATCAGAAANNNNNNNNNNNNNNNNNNNNNNNNNNNNNNNNNNNNNNNNNNNNNNNNNNNNNNNNNNNNNNNNNNNNNNNNNNNNNNNNNNNNNNNNNNNNNNNNNNNNAATTTGGTATGTACCAAATGTCATTGTCAATAGAATAAATCTACTTTCAAACTAAGATCATAAAGCATATATAATATTGACAATTTTAAATGTTTGACTTTAATGATTATTAAAAGTAGTTGATGTGAtatgttgaataatgtttagGTTGGAGATGGTAACACAGACCATTACTGTTGGCAAAGACCAGAGGACATGACCACTTCAAGAGCCGCTTACCGGATCGATCCAAGCCGCCCTGGATCTGATCTTGCCGGGGAGACAGCAGCCGCCATGGCTGCTGCTTCCATCGTCTTTCGGAACAGCAACCCTGCCTATGCCAAGGAGCTCCTAACTCATGCCTATCAGGTCAGTGCAGTTTTTTACATGGACTGAAATAATGTTAACTTCAAGAGTAGTAACCTAAAGTAAGAATGCATATTAAATATTAACAACTTTCAAATgagaatattttatttaaatgatATGTGTCACGCATTTATtgatttaatataaatattacaagttaaCACCACatgtaatatttaattattttcagtGATGAGTGTGAAAATTCAGAAAATTGGGGAGAAGTTATTTGGCAGTTACGATTAGCTCAGCTAGTTGACAGGCTAGATGTTGTCACTTGTCAGTGTAGGTTTGTTGTGTTGCATTAATAATCCTAACGTCCCAGTAAATACTGAACATGGAAATTTTTATATACTCTTTAGTTGGCCTAAGTCAGCATTCATGCTCTTGCAATGTAGATAATAGAATAACCACacaaaatcatacataaaagATTAACATACTATTAGATCACTTAAAGACAAGCCATTCGTAACTTTCCAATGAAATTAGTAACTTGAAAGTAAGACATATAGTAACATGTTAAAACATTTGTAATATTAAATCCACACTGCTATTATTTCACCTACCCCTTATTTTCACCTTATTATTCTGGATGTACATTACATTATTTGCCTCTGCATTTCCCTAACTAGTGGTTTACTGTTGGTTTCAGCTATTCGAGTTTGCAGACAAATACAGAGGCAAATATGATAGCAGTATTACTGTGGCCCAGAAGTACTACCGATCTGTCAGTGGGTACGCGGTAtgtgattatttcatgaagaaATATTAATCTCTTTGTTAAGTTGTATGTACATCTTGTCATTTTCAGagcatttaatttttttttttttttttttttggaaattttaattttaacagGACGAATTACTGTGGGCCGCTGCCTGGCTGTACAAGGCATCTAACAAGCCGTATTACTTGAACTATCTCGGGGAGAACGGGGATGCACTTGGTGGAACCGGTTGGTCCATGACCGAATTTGGCTGGGACGTCAAGTATGCTGGTGTTCAGACTCTTGCTGCTAAGGTCAATCCTAAAATCCTACACTTCATTTCCTAATATTCTTGAATAATACTCTGTAGGTGCCATGATAACTACAAAATGGACATATAATACCAGGCTATATAACCAAAATTTATCGAGTATCTGTTAGTAATTTGTCCAATTTAATAAACCTTGAATTGCTCAAGGCCGACATGCGTATGGCCAATTCTTAATACAGGAACCAAAAGATTTTTCGACAGCACTCTTTCTTCCTGTAAGGCACATGATTTGCAACCTagggggtcgtttggttgcagGTTAGAGTTATGTAGagtttagttattcatgtattagttgtTCTATCTTCTGCCCTacgtaaaataatacataaattgactcataacttatacatgttttAGTTATACGGGATTATAAAGTAGTTACCAAACACCGTACTTGGTGTCTTTGAATTGTATACACAGCAACTACAATGCTACCAAACATGATACTCATTATGAtggttttaatacatgaatattcacttcctaaccagcaaccaaacgaaCCCTAATTTCCTTCAGCAGATAACAACATATTCTATTACTAGGCAAATAATTAACCTATTTGTGTTTATAACTGCAGTTCCTAATGCAAGGAAATGCTGGTACCCATTCACCTGTGTTTGAGAAGTATCAGGAAAAGGCTGAGAACTTTATGTGTGCATGTCTCGGAAAGGGTAACCAAAACATCCACAAGAGTCCAGGAGGTCTCATTTTCAGGCAGAGATGGAACAATATGCAATTTGTCACAAGTGCTTCATTCCTTGCCACTGTCTACTCTGACTATTTGGCCTCTGCTAGAAAAACCCTCAAGTGTTCATCTGGCTCCGTATCACCAACCGAGCTCCTGGCATTTGCCAAGTCACAGGTAAagatactactccctccgtctcaatttatgtgaaggattttgactggacacggagtttaaggaaaaaaggaagacttttgcaacttgtggtctaaaataagtcatagaaacttttgtggttataaatcatttcattaagggtaaatcggaagtttgaagttaaattgttactaaatatggAAAGAAGTCATTCCTTCTCGAACTgactaaaatggaaaaaatgccacataaattgaaatagagtgAGTAACATAAGTAGAGGATTACTAGGCGGCCCGGACTATTTGGGCATAAGTAATACTCCATTTCATTATCTGCAAATACTAGGGAATATTGAAAAAACTTGTTTGAGGAGTATTTCAAAGGAAATAACTGTTTACAATCACTGAacttaacttttttttcaaagtaaaaTTCATGTCCAGACATAGTAACATGTACACAGAATTGTTAAATTCTCAagtatatttttatctttttaggttgactacctTCTTGGAGATAATCCAAGAGCCACAAGTTACATGGTTGGATATGGAAACAATTACCCGAGACAAGTTCACCACAGAGGTTCCTCCATCGTCTCTGTGAAGGTTGATCCTACTTTTGTTACCTGCCGTGGAGGTTATGCTACCTGGTTTAGCAGAAAAGCGAACGATCCCAATCTTCTAACCGGAGCCATTGTTGGCGGACCTGATGCTTATGACAATTTTGCTGATCAAAGAGACAACTATGAGCAAACTGAACCAGCTACCTATAACAATGCTCCCTTGATTGGTGTGTTAGCAAGACTCCATGGTGGTAAAAGTGAATATAGTCAGCTTCTTCCAGGTATTCTTGGTTCATTGACAGTCTTTCTCACAATGATTTAATTCTAACAAGAGGTAGCAACACTAACCCCTTTTTTAGTAACTCACACAAGTTTAAATAGGTTGGGCTATGACTTGTTTATTGACTTGGCGCAACGGGTTGAACCCAGAATGACTCATCAAACTATTGGGTGAAAACGGATCAAAACAATGTACTAACTTGACGGGTAAAAATGCAACCCAAACCAAACATACAAAATCAGATTTAGAGGAGATTAGGAATTAtgtaaatttggaaaaacttaaaagtttataacttaagaaaaatacattagttttcacttcttttttctttttcttttttttcaaagagCAAAATAAAATGGAAGGAGTTCAGGTCATGTTGGGCAGATTGGATTATGATTCCTTATTTGATCCATCTTGACCTAAACTATTCTGGCCCAAGCAAACTTTGGGCGAGTGGTGCCGTGACATTTTTATCGAGTTGACCTATTTTAGC is a window of Lycium ferocissimum isolate CSIRO_LF1 chromosome 12, AGI_CSIRO_Lferr_CH_V1, whole genome shotgun sequence DNA encoding:
- the LOC132040199 gene encoding endoglucanase 6-like, with translation MTTSRAAYRIDPSRPGSDLAGETAAAMAAASIVFRNSNPAYAKELLTHAYQLFEFADKYRGKYDSSITVAQKYYRSVSGYADELLWAAAWLYKASNKPYYLNYLGENGDALGGTGWSMTEFGWDVKYAGVQTLAAKFLMQGNAGTHSPVFEKYQEKAENFMCACLGKGNQNIHKSPGGLIFRQRWNNMQFVTSASFLATVYSDYLASARKTLKCSSGSVSPTELLAFAKSQVDYLLGDNPRATSYMVGYGNNYPRQVHHRGSSIVSVKVDPTFVTCRGGYATWFSRKANDPNLLTGAIVGGPDAYDNFADQRDNYEQTEPATYNNAPLIGVLARLHGGKSEYSQLLPVAIPQPKPDPEQKVTPAPASDIAIEQKETSSWVHKGKTYHRYSAIVTNKSSKTLKNLKLSVSQLYGSLWGLSKYGDSYVFPDSLPSGKTFEFVYIHSANSPAVVSVSSYTLV